The Coffea arabica cultivar ET-39 chromosome 1e, Coffea Arabica ET-39 HiFi, whole genome shotgun sequence genome has a window encoding:
- the LOC113693818 gene encoding uncharacterized protein produces MDEEITFGPRDAVLLASGNHAAIVIDVATNNYRVKKVYLDQGSAVDIMFYRVFKELGLEDGQLTPVRIPLVDFTGPPINPEGMITLMATIGQAPKCRTIPVNFVVVKQPSPYNVFLGRPSLNALRVIPSSLHFSVKFFTPGGIAEVHGDPEVARTYYLTLLREQEKVVSQTTSLEPYIPGDEARQLGTQNDIEEFPLRQDRPD; encoded by the coding sequence ATGGACGAGGAGATCACCTTCGGACCAAGGGACGCGGTTCTCCTAGCGTCAGGGAACCACGCGGCCATCGTGATAGATGTTGCAACCAACAACTATCGGGTGAAGAAGGTGTACCTCGACCAGGGAAGTGCGGTTGACATTATGTTCTACCGGGTGTTCAAGGAGCTCGGCTTGGAGGATGGGCAGTTAACGCCAGTTCGGATACCCTTGGTGGACTTCACCGGACCGCCCATCAACCCGGAGGGGATGATCACCCTGATGGCCACGATAGGGCAGGCGCCCAAGTGTCGGACCATCCCAGTCAATTTCGTGGTGGTCAAACAGCCGTCCCCGTACAACGTGTTCTTGGGGCGGCCCTCTTTGAACGCCCTCCGAGTTATTCCCTCTTCTCTCCACTTTAGCGTAAAATTTTTCACACCGGGAGGGATCGCTGAGGTGCATGGGGATCCAGAAGTGGCCAGAACTTACTACCTAACCTTACTCCGGGAACAGGAGAAGGTGGTCTCCCAAACGACCAGTTTGGAGCCTTACATCCCGGGGGACGAAGCACGGCAGTTGGGCACCCAGAACGATATCGAGGAGTTCCCCTTGAGGCAGGACCGGCCCGACTAG